One stretch of Syntrophales bacterium DNA includes these proteins:
- a CDS encoding cell division protein ZapB — translation MELTKFDELEEKIKGIVEECSFLKKRNQELEELFKDKDGEIEEANRKIRELNEEWDAVRAKVDSLLGMLKDISVT, via the coding sequence TTGGAATTGACGAAGTTTGATGAACTTGAAGAAAAAATTAAAGGAATAGTAGAGGAATGTTCGTTCCTGAAGAAGAGAAATCAGGAATTGGAGGAATTATTTAAAGATAAGGATGGAGAGATAGAAGAGGCAAACAGAAAGATAAGAGAGTTAAATGAGGAATGGGATGCTGTTCGCGCAAAGGTGGATTCACTTCTTGGTATGCTTAAGGATATAAGTGTAACATAA
- the rny gene encoding ribonuclease Y — MLHYSMIVLMILGSITVGVVLGYILREGVSRKRLESSKKLSERIISESKKEAETIKKESVLQAKENLLKAKAEFDKDTRDRNIELDNLEKKVRFKEENLDKRMELLSQKEANLENREKTMISREALINKKHSELDGIIDEQRRKLEKIAGISSEEAKKYLIQSMEDEAKHEAAVTIRKIEDETKRTSDKKSREIIAYAIQRYAGDFVAENTVSVVNLPTDEMKGRIIGREGRNIRAIEAATGIDLIIDDTPEAVVLSSFDPVRREVAKISLERLISDGRIHPGRIEDVVSKVNSEVETIIRETGERVSFDVGVHDIHLELINLLGRLKYRTSFSQNVLQHSVEVAHLMGMMAAELGMDIKEAKRAGLLHDIGKAVDRDIEGTHAAIGADYAKRFGESEGIVQAIACHHDDGRTNTLLGVLIQAADTLSASRPGARREMLETYVKRLEELERIANSFSGIDKCYAIQAGREIRILVENEKISDDDAVMLCRDIVKKIESELTYPGQIKVTVIRETRVLDFAK, encoded by the coding sequence TTGCTGCATTATAGTATGATTGTATTGATGATACTTGGGTCCATTACTGTAGGAGTGGTGTTGGGATATATTCTGAGAGAAGGGGTTTCCAGGAAAAGATTGGAATCCTCAAAAAAACTATCGGAAAGAATAATTAGTGAGTCAAAGAAAGAAGCAGAAACCATAAAAAAGGAATCCGTTCTGCAGGCTAAGGAGAATCTTCTTAAGGCAAAGGCTGAATTCGATAAAGATACCAGGGATAGAAATATAGAACTTGATAATCTGGAGAAGAAGGTCCGTTTTAAGGAGGAAAATCTGGACAAAAGAATGGAACTTCTATCTCAAAAAGAAGCGAATTTGGAAAACAGGGAAAAGACGATGATCAGTAGGGAGGCTCTTATAAATAAAAAGCATAGTGAGCTAGATGGTATCATTGATGAACAGAGGAGGAAATTAGAGAAAATTGCGGGAATTTCATCTGAAGAGGCAAAAAAATATCTTATTCAATCCATGGAAGATGAAGCAAAGCATGAAGCAGCCGTGACTATAAGAAAAATAGAAGATGAAACTAAACGTACTTCTGATAAGAAGTCGAGAGAGATCATCGCTTATGCTATTCAAAGATATGCTGGTGATTTTGTGGCTGAGAATACCGTATCAGTAGTGAACTTACCTACAGATGAAATGAAAGGAAGGATTATCGGTAGAGAGGGGAGAAATATCAGGGCGATAGAGGCTGCAACGGGCATAGATTTGATTATTGATGATACTCCCGAAGCTGTAGTCCTTTCAAGCTTTGATCCAGTACGGCGGGAAGTGGCAAAGATATCCTTGGAAAGACTGATAAGTGATGGCAGAATTCATCCCGGGAGAATTGAAGATGTTGTCAGTAAGGTCAACTCCGAGGTGGAGACGATTATTAGAGAAACGGGTGAAAGAGTGTCATTTGATGTTGGTGTTCACGATATTCATCTGGAATTAATCAATCTTCTTGGAAGACTTAAATACCGGACAAGTTTTTCCCAGAATGTTCTTCAACATTCCGTGGAAGTTGCTCATCTGATGGGTATGATGGCTGCTGAATTGGGCATGGATATAAAAGAGGCCAAGAGAGCTGGATTACTGCATGATATAGGAAAGGCCGTTGACCGTGATATTGAAGGAACGCATGCCGCTATCGGCGCAGATTATGCTAAAAGATTTGGTGAGTCGGAAGGGATTGTTCAGGCTATTGCCTGTCACCATGATGACGGTCGGACCAATACACTGCTTGGAGTTCTTATCCAGGCAGCAGATACTCTTTCTGCCTCAAGGCCGGGGGCTCGTCGTGAAATGTTGGAAACTTATGTAAAACGCCTGGAGGAACTGGAAAGAATAGCTAATTCTTTTAGTGGTATTGATAAATGTTACGCGATTCAGGCAGGAAGAGAAATACGCATACTTGTTGAAAATGAAAAAATATCTGACGATGATGCAGTAATGTTATGTAGAGATATTGTTAAGAAAATTGAATCTGAATTAACTTATCCTGGTCAAATAAAAGTTACCGTAATAAGGGAAACCAGGGTTTTAGATTTTGCGAAGTAG
- a CDS encoding TIGR00282 family metallophosphoesterase, with protein MKILLIGDIIGKPGRRVVRRLIPDAVYKHEIDLVIANCENAAGGFGVTREVVEELYRNNIDVLTSGNHIWSKKETIEFIEDYETLLRPANYPEGLPGRGSVLVRSSSGGFVGVINLMGRVFMRPLDCPFKAAEREIQKLKGKTSIIIVDIHAEATSEKQAIGWFLDGRVSAVLGTHTHVQTADERILPGGTAYITDVGMTGPFDSVIGIKKDIILKRFLTGVPNKFDVAKRDVWLQGTIVDVDEDSGKSVSIERLNMKLEN; from the coding sequence TTGAAGATATTACTTATAGGGGATATAATTGGTAAGCCGGGCAGAAGAGTTGTTAGACGGCTTATTCCTGATGCGGTTTATAAACATGAAATAGATTTAGTCATTGCTAATTGTGAAAATGCTGCAGGGGGATTTGGCGTAACAAGAGAGGTGGTCGAGGAACTTTATAGAAACAATATCGACGTATTAACATCAGGAAATCATATATGGAGCAAAAAGGAAACTATCGAATTCATTGAAGATTATGAAACACTTCTTAGGCCTGCAAACTATCCTGAGGGTTTACCCGGAAGAGGGAGTGTGTTAGTACGCAGCTCTTCGGGAGGTTTTGTTGGTGTTATCAATTTGATGGGTAGGGTATTTATGCGGCCATTGGATTGTCCCTTCAAAGCAGCAGAAAGAGAAATACAAAAACTGAAAGGCAAAACCAGTATAATAATAGTAGACATACATGCGGAGGCTACCTCAGAGAAACAGGCTATCGGCTGGTTTTTAGATGGTCGGGTAAGCGCAGTTTTGGGGACCCATACGCATGTTCAAACAGCGGATGAGAGGATATTGCCTGGCGGCACAGCTTACATCACAGATGTAGGAATGACTGGACCTTTTGATTCTGTCATAGGGATAAAAAAAGATATTATTTTGAAAAGATTCTTGACAGGTGTTCCAAATAAGTTTGATGTGGCTAAGCGAGATGTATGGCTTCAGGGTACAATAGTGGATGTTGATGAAGATAGTGGAAAAAGTGTGAGCATTGAAAGATTGAACATGAAACTGGAAAATTAG